The nucleotide window gtcaacttgacacaagctgtagtcacctgggaagagggacctcaACTGGGGAGCTGCCTCCATAAAACTGGTAAAGCCAGGtagtggcggtgcacacctttaatcccagcacttgggaggcagaggcaggcggatctctgtgagtctgaggctagtctggtctacaaagtaagttccaggatagccaggactacacatggaaaccctgtcttgggggaaaaataataaaattgtgtgtgtgtgtgtgtgtgtgtgtgtgtgtgtgtgtgtctgcagagaccagaagagggcatcagatcctctggagctagagttgcagaCAGAAGTGAACAACCTAATGTGGGTGGTTGGaataaaactcaagtcctctgggagagcagcagggaCTCCCCTATATACTCCAGAAGTAAGCCCCATGCCCCCTTTGAGCCACAAGGGAATGTGAAAGGTTTTCCTTTTCTGGCCCTCAAAGCAGTCAAAGCAGAAGGAAGGCTGTTGGTGGCGGCTTTTGATCCACAGCACCTGCCATACATTCCATCTCTCTCAGTTGCTATGAGCATCAGTGAAAGAACAGATAAAATGAGCAGGTCCTAAGACAGCCCATTCCACTAGAAACAAAGGGGATGCTTGGACATGGCAGGTCAGAGTTCATCCCCTGCTGAACTAAGACTCCACAGCACTGGAAGCCTAACTCCCCTCCAGGGGATGGGCACATGGAGTGGTCCACCCACACAGCGGGGAGGAGTCTTATGCAACATGGTCCTTGTTACTACTGCCTGCACCATGGAGCTGAGCAGGAAGCACACAGTATCAGATTTAGATCCCACATTCCAGGCATTGTACACAGTATGCACTGGAACCTGTGGGACCCACGGAAGGCGAAATGGAATTGCTAACAAGGAAGTGGGTCACTTTCACAGGAATCCTGTGGTACCCCtggcaggcaccaggcaggcTGAGATTCCTGTAGTGCATGGGAAAGCCCAGCTCACTGGCTCACACAGTATTGGTGGCGGGTATGCTAGCAGCCTGAGGTCTCGTGGGGAGTCCCCACTAGGGTCTCTCAAGGCAGCTCTTCAGGGCTCTCGTGGGAAAGGGTGCCACCCAGATCCTTTGCTTTGTCTCCTTTCCACCCACTTCTGAGTCTTATGTCCTTAGGTCCTGACTATAAATTCAATGATCTCCACATCCCAGGTCCTGACTATAAATTCAATGATCTCCACATCCCAGGTCCTGACTATAAATTCAATGATCTCCACATCCCAGGTCCTGACTATAAATTCAATGATCTCCACATCCCAGGTCCTGCAGTCTCTCTTGTCCAAAACAGACTCATCATTATACCACCTCAGGGTTCTTCCAAGTGTCCAAGCCACAAGCTAAACTATAGCACTATAGCAGCATCTTtttatagtctctctctctctctctctctctctcctaggtCTCAAGTACCCCAGGCTgacttggcctcaaactcactgtgcactagaggatgacctcgaacttctggttctccttccttcacctcctgagtgctggacttacCACCATGGGTTTACTTGGTACTGGGCATGAAGCTCATGCCCTCGTGTATGGCAGGCATGCGCTCTAAAGACAGAGCCTCATCTCAGCCCACTGCAGCACCTTGACTCCTCTGTTCACCCCCATCTCCTGAGGTTCTCACACCTGTGACCTATTCTGTAGCTCAGCAGCCTTCGTGGTTCCCCCACTCTGAAGTGCTCCGCAGGTCTGCAATCTTCACACTAACGCACAAGGACATCCCTTTGTGCGCAGTTCTCTGATGACCAAAGTTGGTCTCCAGGTCAGTGCAGCGTCCTAAGCTCAAACACTGAGTACTTCCTGCCCGGACTCCTGCTTGCCTCCTCTGCTCAGGTCCCGCTGATCCCCTAGTCTCTGGAGCTCCCACACAATATCGCCCCCACTCTGGCTCAGCAGTTCTCGGTCCTCTAGGACCTGCTCCTTTGCAAAGCCCTTTCCGACTCCACTTCTTTCTGCAATgggcaggaagaagaagggggatgggaggaaagggtggggaaaggagaggagggtttAGGATGGGACAGGAGAGGAGGGTGCATTAAAACCTCTGTTCCCGCCTGTGCGATGGCTCAGTGTGTGAAAACATTTTCTATGCAAGCTTGGTGATTCCACCCAGGAATCCATGGCGGGGGGAGGGGTAAGGAGAGATAAacgggaaggggagaggggaaaagggagagggtgATTGATTGCATAAGTGAAACCGaccccaggagaggagagagcgCTTTTGCAGTCTTTTGCAGCGAGCACTGAGGACTAGCGGCTGCAGTCCTATCGCCTTAGAGGCCTAAgcatgtactgggattaaatggcATCAGGCGACAAGTTTATGAGGTGTCTATGGGGCATCTGCGGAGGGCTGAAAAGCAAAGCACCCCACTACCCCGTAGGCCACGGAGGCTGCGAGGTGCAAGACTCGCCAGCAGGGGGCGGGCCAGAGCAGGGGAGGGGCTGCGGAGCCCGAGTTGGGCGGGGCCGGAACGCAGCGACGCTGGTGACGCCCGGTCCCGTGATCGTCCACCCGCCCGCAGCCAACATGCAGTCCCCGGCGGTGCTTGTCACCTCCAGGTGAGCCAGACCCCCGACCCTTGCGTCCCGGGCACCCTAGCAACCTGGCGGTTTATTCCGGTGCACCCCACTACCCTGCTGGTGTGGTGGCGCGCCATCTAGTATCCCTGATTTTACAGACAAGGAAGCTGAGGCCAAGCACTCATCCAAGACTCTAGAAGGGCCTGGGACTGGCACTGGCCGGGATAAGGGGCCATTCCCTGTCCTTGCGTACTTGGGGGTCATTTCTCCCGATCCCTCAAACCTTTCAGTGCTAGTTCTGTGTGTACCAGCCCGACGCTAAGCACCAGGGACGAGGTGAATCAAACAAGCTGGTCGTGCGGGCACCGGGGTGGCTGGTGCTGCGGGAGGAAGGGGCCAGTAAGTTCCAGTTGCCCTGGGAACACTGCTGCTGTTGGGCGCCACCACGTAAAGCTGAGACCCTGACCATTGGCGCTGGAGAGAGGTCATGAGTTTCCGCATTAGGGCCAAAGGCAGTGCTCAGCACCCAGAGCCACCCCTAAGGAACCCAGCTGGAAGGAGAGTGGTCCTACTTGTACTTCAGTTTTTAAGTAACTTTAAAATGGCGAACTTCAAGGATATTCGTATACTCTGCCTTTGCTCTCCCTACATAAACTTATTGTGTAAATGGACATAACACTCACAGGTTTAGCTATACTCCCAGCTCCCTGCCTCGAAATGTCTAATTCTGTACATAACCCCTGTTGTTGGAAGCTTTTTGGTTTGGTTAATGAGGCTTCGGCCATATCTGCGCTAGATCAGGTATCCCTGTTGTCCTGTGAGTTCTGTCCTTtcactgagcctcagtttccctttctgtagATGGAGGTTCCATATAGACAAGTGTAAGCATGGGAGCAGTACATGTCCCTGTGGGCCACGCCAGGCAGACCCATGGCCGTGAACTTGGCGCTGGTGCCTAGGAAGTGTAGTGgtggcttccctcagtgactgGTGTTACAGAGAGTGCTGCTGGTGGTGAGGGCAGAGGCCATTCTGATAGTCACAGTAGACCCTGGGAGCTTGCCTTCAAGTAATGTGACACCTTTGCAAGTGCTGAGGTGGCCTTGGACCCAGGATCAACTGACGTTTCCAGCCTTCTTCTGCTGGACATCTCCCGGGCTTCGTGCATGCATCCAATCAGCAGGTGTTTTCCCAGAGGCCTCTTCTGTGCCTGAtactgatccagttttttttttctttttttccaagatagggtttctctgtcctggaactagctcttgtagaccaggctggcctcgaacttacagagatctgcctgcctctgcctcccgagtgctgggattaaaggtgtgtgccactaccacccggctggTCCAGGTTTTAGGATATGCTAGTGAGGCTTTGGTGGGAACAGGTGGGCCATAGGAAAATCCAAGCTATGTCAAGGACAGTAAATGCTAAGGAAGAAGGTGAAAAGACGGGAGATCTGGGGATCCACTCGAGTTTCATACAGTGTGGTCGAGGGACATCTTTCTGAGAAACGGCAGGTGAGCAGACACTTGAGAAGCCCCCTGAGGGAGAGAACTATAGAAAGGAAATCTTAACCTGTGCTCAGCTGAGAAGACAGCAAGAGCCACAGTCCGGAGGCCAGTGTcctgaaggagagagagcattgaGGGTGGGAGGTGGCCCTGGAGAGCCCGCAATAGAGAAAGGTTCTCAGTGTGATGGGAAAGCACAGCCAGAGAGGCCCCATGACTCGGGGTACAGAGACCCTGTGTCTGCTGCACCCATGTTCTGCGGGCACTGCCTGGAATCCAGGTGGAGCTGGGGTGGAGCAACCCCACTGAGGGGAAGAGGGGCTGAGGGCTATTTAGGTTCTCTGTGCCTTCTGAATCCGGTGAGGTTGTGAGGGAGGCGGAGGACATGGAGATCGGTGGTAGGGCTACCATCCTGAGCTTACTGCTTCCTGGGACGGGGAGCAGGTGGGACAGGGGAATGGGCATTTGTTCAGACGGGTTCATTGTAGACCATGATTGACAGTCAAACGGAGGTGTTAGATAAGAGGCAGGATGGCCTGGAAGAAAGAGTCCGGGTCGCAGGTAGGAATTGGGGTACCATTGGACTGGGGCGTCATGGAAGGCCCTGAGTCGGGTTGAGGCCTATGGGGGGTGGTGTGAGCCAGATCATGGTAAGCCGTGGGCAGTGGGACTCTAGGGACCTGTAGTCACACGGCAGTTGAGTGGTTTGGCTTAGTGCTCCTGAACCATGCTGCCAACTACTTGCTTTTGCCATTTctgaaggaattttaaaaaagaagggcgtgcctggcggtggtggcacacaccttttccccagcactctggaggcagatctctgtgaattcacgGTCAGCCTggtacagagttagttctagggcagctagggctgttacacagagagctcctgtctcaggggagtgagagagaaagagggagagaggcgAAGTGGGAACCCTGCTAAGGTATGCCACTAAGCAAGTTAGTGCAAGGGGCTTATTGGGAGCAAGGGGCAAGGAAAGAATGAACAGCTGTCTTGAAGTGAAAACGTGAGAGGGGCCGGCATACAGCCAAAGAGAGCAGACTAGAGAGGTGAGAGAAGCAATCGAGCGAGCTGTGCCTGGCGGGCACTTTTAAAGGATGCACACATCACATAGCTGACAAAAAGGCACCTGGCGACAGGTGACGTAACTGCCTCGGCAGCGGGAACTAACCATTCCAGTTGTACAAGAACACACCCAGACCGTGCAGGTGTTGTCTGTGACTGCTTTGTGTCTGAAGGCAGAGCTGAACAGATGCAAATGAAGTAAGATAGCATCCAAAACTTTAAGCTGTTTAAGATCTGCCCTAACCTACCTCAGGCTTACTGGTGGTGGTGGCGActcacgcctttagtcccagcactctggaggcagaggcaggcagatctccatgaggccaacctggtctacaagacctagttccaggacaggcaccaaagctacacagagaaaccctgtcgcgaaaaataaaaacaaataaacctcaGGCTTATGATTCAGTAACCCAAGTCTGTCATTCTTGCAAGTTCGAGATGATGCTTATGCCGTCAGGGACCTTGGGAAGTCTGTGTCTGGGATGAGGTCCTGTTCCCAGGCTTCCTGCTCTGACCTGAACTTAATGGTCAGGAGTTTCAGGGAGGGACAGGGGAGTGTAATTGTGCCGATCAGGCAGGGTTGCCTGGACACGGGGCAGAGGAAGCACAAGTGGGCTTTTCTAATCCAGCTCAGCCCTAGGTGCAAAGACAAGGAAACCAAGCCTGAGACGTAGTGATTCCTATTGGCCAGTTCGCTCAGCCGCTGGGGTCAACACCACAGGGGATAGGGACAGAAtgcagagttcagttcctggtaTGGGTGGCTGACCAACCTGCACGTCACTGGCCAAGCCTGCTGACTTGAACCTGATCTTGACCTGCCTTCCTTCACTTTACAGGCAAGTGCAGAATGTCCACACAGGCCTTGACTTGACCGTGCCACAGCACCAGGAAGTGCGGGGCAAGATGATGTCCGGCCACGTGGAATACCAGATCCTAGTGGTGACCCGCTTGGCTGTGTTCAAGTCTGCCAAGCACCGGCCCGAAGATGTTGTCCAGTTCTTGGTGAGCAGAGGGCCGTAGCCATGATCCTCTGAGGGTGCCCGGGCAGGATGTCTGCCCCTCAGGGTCCAGTAGCATCAGCATGCTGACACTTCCCTAGGGTCTAGAGTGCTAGGCTGTGGGATGACTGGAACATCAGAGGAGATCCATACTGCGAGTCCTCAGGAAGGCAGACTTGtgaaggatatagatatgataggcgCACAGGGGAGACTGGGAATGTGTAGGGGGTTCCTTGGAGAGAAGAGAAGAttctggaaacttcctggaagagGTGAAGGCGGGACTGTGTTTTAAAGAATAGATGGTCTTaagctgtggtggcacaagcctttaattccagcactcggaggcacaaggccaccctggtctacagagtaagttccaggacagccaaggctccaCAGAAAATCTCTGTCttgagagagaagtggggggagggtgtGATCAGCAGGGGAGAAGTGAAAGGTGTTCCAGAAAGAAGGCAAAGGAGCTGGGAAGGGGCTGAGAATTTGAAGCCTCTGAGCGGTTGATCATGGTCTTGGGAGGACACAAGGGTGGGGGACATGCAGGACACAGCTGGACCTGTACTTGTCTTGCAGACAAATCATTTTAAGCAGAGACGTGACGGTCCCATCTGCCTTTAACCAGAGAGTCTAGTAACAGCAAGGCACTGGGATCAGGAGACCAGGAGCCTGGCCCTGGGGGGACAACACAGAAAGCAGCCAGGCTGGAAGCTGCAGAAGCAGTAGCTGGGGCAAGGAGAGTGTGAGGTACTTCCAGTGTGCAGCTTCTATTCTCAAGGTCAGCAACACTGACGGAGAGCAGGTTCGAGACTGGTCAGTGCGCTATCCACCCATTGGGTCGACTCAGGAAGCCCAGCATAGAAGTGGGCCGGGCCTGAGACATCAGCTTGAAAGTCTTGTCAAGAGCTAGGAGCGGATAGCAGGGAGAAGAGCCGAGGAAGAAATCCTGGAGATGCCAGCAAGCCAGCAACAGTTGGGTCTGGCATCAGGGCAgaaaagtgaggctgggtgaacaGAGAACTTCAAAAAAGGAGTGCTGTGTTCCCACATTTATTTACCCTTTGGTCCAGACCTGGTGAGCAGGAAAGACAGGATCGAAGGATAAGGTTAGGGGAACCAGGAGGGCGCAGCCTGCTGCAGGTTGGTTCCACAACTCCAGGCATCTGAAACGAAAGGAAAATGATGAGTGTACAGCTCCGTGACAGCGAGGGACCAAGTTTATAAGAATGATGTAAGggggtgaagagatggctcagaggttaagagcactggttgctcttctagagaaccccgggttcaattcccagcacccatggggcaactcacaactgtctgtaactccagttccaggggacccagcaccctcacaccgacatacacacaggcaaaccatcaatgcacattaaaaaaaaaaaaaaaaaaagatactgtaaGTCACAAATCTTTCCTTAAGGGACGTTCCACAACCGAGCTGTTTTTCATCTGACTGCTCCTTAGATCAACTCCTAGGTCGAACCTAGGGACCTAGGTGGAACACGAGCCAATTCTAGGTCTGCTGTGTTGTGGGAGTGGATTCCCTCTCGGAGGCCGTTTGCAGCTCCTAGTAATCTGCCTGACCTCAGATTACCTGAGTTCAGTGCACCCACGCATTCAGAGCCGAGCAGACAGGGAGTGAGTGATGCCGGGGCCTGACGGAGAGGCAGCATCTTGGGGACACTTGGGGTGCCAGTGCAGCCTGCTCTGTCCTGTACGGAGGACCGAACATTAGGGCAGGGTGAATGAAAGGTCACCTGGGACACTTTCACATGCCACACTAGTGCTGCTTTGCCCCAAACAGTGATGCCCACGCGCCCGTGGAAAGCATGCTGGGGTGTGTCCAAAGCGTGGGCATGCGCATACAGGCTGGTGCAGCTCTTCGCAGATCTTGAATACCTAAGAGGGCAAAGGAAAGCTCATTTGCCGTGGTATCCAAGGGTGTAGCCCAGAGTTATCCCCTTGGGATTTTATGAGTTAGCTAAAAGAATTCATATTTCGTATACGTTCCTTAGATACATACTTTTTAATAAAAGCAAGCATTTAGTTGCTATCCATGGCGTAAAGCCAGCCCCCCACACCGGGGGGAGGCACTGTATCTGAGATCTGGCAGCCTCAGGTAAAGTATGACTGTACCTGTAAACCCTGATTGCGTAGTCGGTGTACACTTACCAGAGGACCGTGAGGTAGCATCGCTGTCAACCCAGTGCTCCGCAGTGCTTACCACACACAGTCACCGGGTATTTTGGTACTCACACTTTAGCTCCCTGTCGCTCTTGTCACATTTGCTGGCAGCTTGATGTTCTGCCTGTAACACGAGTGGGTGAGGGAGCCCTGGACGGTGCCAAAGCATCTGAGGCTCACACTGCCTGTTTTGTGGGTCTGGAGCCTGAGCCTGCAGGGAGCAGTTAGGGCCAGCAGGGGGTGCTCACTCCCCACTGTGGCTTGGCTGCCGCTGCAAGAGCCCCAAAACCCAGGAATTCAGGTGGGAACCTGAGAAACTGGTGCCCTGGGGATCCTCTTACTCTTTCCTCTAGAGTTCTTCCCAAGAAAGTTCCAGAGCCAGTTTGGAACTATAGGAAACAGCTTCCTATCCCAGGGGACTCCCCGTTTGCAGGGTTCTGAAGCTCCCTCATTGCCACACTCACTGCACAGCCAGCTCCTGGTGTCTAGGACCTTGAAATGGGGTGGTACTCTGGTTAACGAGCTGTGGACCACACCCTTCCAGAGTCCCTGTGATGGGACCACCCTCAGTCCAGTCACACAACCGTGTGCATACTTAAGACGGTACCGCCAGGTCTGGGGGTGCGGGTCATCCATGCCTTCATCCTCAACGGTGCCACATATGTCCTGTGGAGATGGGTTTACCCTCCAGGGAAGCACCAACCAGTCTGGGACTGAGGAAAcccagggtgctggggaaggcCAGGACATAAGGCACGTGACTTTTATCTGAGCTCATATGGATTGTACAGATCCCAGTACAAGCGCACAGGGCTGTGGCTACTCACTGCATGAAGCCCAGAGCCAGCTAGAGAGTTCTGTGTCAGCACATGCATAGCAAGAGTCTATGAAAAAGCAGTGATCGCTAAGCTGTGGGGAGGTGCAGAACTGGGAGGGGGTGGATACGGCGATTATAGTCGATCGGGTCAGTTAGCCTGTGATCTGCAGTGAGCCGAGTGCTGCCTTTGGAGACTCAGGGGACACctggtggcagcagcaggcaaTGTGTCACCCAAGCGTCAGGGACTCCTGCTGGGCAGTTCTTGGCTCTGCCCCATGCAGGACAGGCCCCACCAGAAGGCCGGGTCAAGTCAGAGAATGATCAAGATGTCTGTGCTGTGAAAAAGTGATTCACAGTGCTGTCGCAAGATGGCCGTCACCTGCCAGGTGCCGAACCCACTCTGGGCAGGTTCAGATAGACCAGAATAGGTGTAGGCCGTGGTCATTTGCAGGACACATAGGTCCCTGTAAAGGGCTGTACACAGAACCTGCAGCCATGCCTTAGGACTCTGCTCCTGCATCCTTCCTTTGGGACTGTAGACCTCTCTGGGGACCAGAGAGTGAGGCTGGGGGGCAACAGCAGCACAGCTCAGGCGGGCATAGGCGGGCCTGCTCTGGGCACATATCTGGTCAGGGTGAGGAAGTTTCTTACCCTTGGCTCTTCTCTCAGGAAACCACATACTCCTCTCATTCCAGGTCTCCAAAAAATACAGCGAGATCGAGGAGTTTTACCAGAAACTGAGCAATCATTACCCGGCAGCCAGCTTGCCCCCGCTGCCTAGGAAGGTCCTGTTTGTCGGGGAGTCTGACATTCGGGAAAGGAGAGCCATGTTTGATGAAATTCTGCGCTGTGTCTCCAAGGATGCCCAGTTGGCCGGCAGCCCAGAGCTGCTAGAATTCCTAGGTACCTGAGGCTTTGTCCCGTGTCCCTGAGGCTTTGTCCCGTGTCCCTGAGGTCTCCGCAGCCCagaaccccaccaccaccactgtgaCCCAGTGGACAGCCCATTGCCGCCCTCCATGCCCTGCAAGCTTTAGCAAAGCTCTTGGGCCTCAGTGACCTCCTCCTGGGCTGGATGGTAAGAAGGAGCCCCAGCCCTCAAGGAACTAACCTCCAGATGCCAGCAGGTATTCATAGAGGGACCTCGCCATGGCCTTCCTAGCCATCTCATTATATATCTCCCTTCCCTTAGACACTTGCGTGTGCAcatccctctgccttctgccaaTCAGACCTGGCAGCCTGTGACATCCAGAGAACACTGTGCCTCCCCACCTGCTGACTGGGTCCCCTGTGGATATCACAATCAGCCCATACCCCACAGAGAGAGTATAGGTGTGATCTGGCACTCCTATAGCCAACTCCATGGACCTCAAACTCGTCTTTATAGTATCAGGAtacccttcttcccttccctctttaaTCGGTGTTCTCGATAAGAGAAGTAATTTACTGATGGAGATTGGGGGTATGTGAACTTACACACATGAGATGCTTCAAACAGAGCCTGTTATCCAGGGGGTGGTATTTTAATACTGCACCCTCCAGCACTCCTGTCTACTTAAATCCCCCTGAGTGAGCATCTGCCCTTCATCCCTGGATGATGGGGCCAGGGCACACCTACGTCTGGtgcctatctctctctctcttcaccccCTTCCTTTTCCCGACAGCCCTTTAACTTTGCTCTTTTCTGATCTCATGGATCTCCACTTCTACGGTTCTATGGGACGTAATTCCCATAAACCAAATGTGAAAGAAGAATGCTTTTTAGGATTTTTAACTACTGACTgatgtttgtttaagacagagcTTAACTATCTGGTCCTgttgtcttgaaactcactacatagaccaggctggcctcgaactcacagatacctgcctgcctctgcctcctcagtgctgggattaaaggtgtgcaccaccatgcctggctgagtgatttctttttaagtGATGGTTTCAAAAAGTGGCTTgcgtggaaacaaacaaacagtccaaACCTATGCTTCTCAAAGTGTCCGTGGGGAGGACTGTCTGTTTATTCCCAGGCTTTCACAGACAGATGTTACGTGTGCAGATGCCGCAGTGATACCAGGCCTCTATTTCTGGGGGCTTGCTTCCCCTTTCTGAACTGAACTTACCACAAACACCTGCCTTTCATGCTTTGAGAACTGATGTCAGCCCAGTTGTCCTGGGGTTGTCATGGTTTGTTCTAGAATCTCCCACATGCTCACCGCACTCATTCGGGTAGAAATCTGATCACGCAGGCTCCTGGAGTTGTCTGCCTATGGTGAGGTCGGCAGAGTTGCTGGCGGGGATTTACTACAGCAAGGCATTGAGAAAGAGATGGTCCCGCTCAAGCCTCATTGTACACTGGCTGGCTGGTGTGTTTCACCACCGGGTTTGCTGGGCACTGGCCTGGCTGTTTCTGTGGTAGAGCTGACTGAGTTTTGTGGCATGCTGTCCTCTGGCATGGCACAGCTGCTGCTCTCTTGGATTCATAGCAGCTGTGATGACTAACCTGTATGTGAAGCACAAAAATGGGTCCTTTACTTTCCCTCCTGGATGTTGGAGGGACTCAGAAGGCCCCACCTCTCCCTGGGTGACAGACAGACTGATAggtaagtggatggatggatggatggatggatggatggatggatgatggatggatggacggacagacaggaTGGATGGGCTGCTATATGGATGCGTGGGCAGGGTGAATGGAGGGATGAATGTAGGGATGGATGggcaggatggatggatggacagacagacaagctgTTAGGAAGGAAGGagtcccttttttttaaaacatggtatAGCTGCTTATAAGacgttcctgtaagtaaccccaattaAACTCAGCACATCAAGCTAGACATGGGTggactcttccctttcttctataGGTGCTCCTCTATCTGGGATGAGCAGAGAGTTGTCCATGTCTCCCTGGGCAAAGTTCACACAATACTAGGCCACAGAAATTCTGAAACTCCTACCTTCAGCCTATTCTGACATTCCCCATGGCTAGGCCGCACCGGCCTCCCACGGTGCCAGCATCCCTGAGGGGGACACCACAGAACCTGGCCCTCTCCCAGCCTCTCAGAATTGGGGTCCCAGGAAGTTTCAGGAAGCCCTCAGAACCTGGCTCCCGAGGGTGGGTATGGAGATATCACCTTGAAAGTGGACGTCaatctctcattttcttctcccatAGGAACCAGGGCTGCAGGAGCTGCAGGCCTTGCCACTAGAGATCCCTCTGTCCTGGGTGACACCGCCAGCCAGCCAGGGGACAGCGATGAGGCTTTTGATTTCTTTGAGCAGCAGGATGACATGCAGCCCCCCACACTGGGCCTGAGCAACAAGGATGTGGAGAAGtccttggaggaagaggaggaggaagaggtgctCGACCCCCTGGGCATCATGCGGTAGGTCTCCACTGCGTCCCAGGTCCTGGGCTCAAAGGGGTCTGGGCCATGGGATTTTGACCTGGTGTGCTCAGGAGAGTTCACTCTGCTCCACCTCAGGGTTACACCTACCCATCCCTCATCAGATCCCCGTCTGTGACTAACTACACAGATAGCCCCATGGTAGCTCAGTAGTACAGCCTGCCGGACCCAGCAGTACTGGCACTGGGACCTGGGTTCTCCTTCTCGCTGAATGAGTGGCAGTGTGACTTGTTTGCCCCTGAGCGTGCTTCTCCATAAGGCAGGGTTCCCTTCAGCTTCTCCAGGACCGTGTGGGTGTAAATCACCTGTGACAGTGACTGGACAGTGTCCCCTTCACACGCTCACACACGCTCCAAGGAGACGGAGAGGCAAACCAGCTAGGCACCCCTTTTGCTTCACGCCTCTCTGGTGCATCCAGCCAATATGTGAGCCGCTCCTGAGCCCTGGCTACAGGGACCACCCTGTGCTGGAAATGGGGTCAGGGCACAGGCCAGAGGAGGAGATGCACAACCAGACATCTGCCACAGTCCCCGCACCCCCGCCAGTGGATGTGGGCAGAGAACACAATGGCTTCCCTAATGGAAACCAGCTACTCAGCCATCCCAGAATACTTTTTATCCTTCTTGGCTCGAGCAAAGAGCAGCTAATATACTAATATTTTCTGTGCTGAGCATAACGCTGTGTGCTTCGCATGCTGCGTCTCAGCTGTTCCTTCCTTTCAAACAACAGCCCAAGGTGAAGAATGGCGCTGGCTTGGCACCGAGTTTGAGCACTTGCTGCTGGGCCTGAATTCCAGCTCCATCCTTCTGTCGCCAAGGCTCCCGGGCtatctgcctctttctccagTTTTCCTCCGTAAAAATGGGCTCTCGACAGTACCTACTGCGTGGAGCACTG belongs to Microtus pennsylvanicus isolate mMicPen1 chromosome 8, mMicPen1.hap1, whole genome shotgun sequence and includes:
- the Hs1bp3 gene encoding HCLS1-binding protein 3 isoform X1, which codes for MQSPAVLVTSRQVQNVHTGLDLTVPQHQEVRGKMMSGHVEYQILVVTRLAVFKSAKHRPEDVVQFLVSKKYSEIEEFYQKLSNHYPAASLPPLPRKVLFVGESDIRERRAMFDEILRCVSKDAQLAGSPELLEFLGTRAAGAAGLATRDPSVLGDTASQPGDSDEAFDFFEQQDDMQPPTLGLSNKDVEKSLEEEEEEEVLDPLGIMRSKKPKKRPEVAIRPKPSPRLTIFDEEVDPDAGLFSPGNKASPQRPLETTQDSLKLFDDPDLGGAVSLGDPLLLPATSESGGPTSRDSSKELFRVEEDLDQILNLGSEPKPKPRTKPKPLVPAKPALPRKPTVPASVGPSETGPGPQKQQQIQAMDEMDILQYIQDHDTLTQTSPSLF